A single Pseudobdellovibrionaceae bacterium DNA region contains:
- the rplQ gene encoding 50S ribosomal protein L17 produces MRHRVVKNTFGRKTGPRKALVKGLVTSLVERERIRTTLPKAKELRRHVERAVTIGKTATLHARRILLKKYANNTPMVSKIIDIISPRFKDRPGGYTRIIKLENRPGDNSEMAFIEFVDYDYNKPGEALIPAPSSKEVAKRNLKKRKGIRKVQEKSRIINRK; encoded by the coding sequence ATGAGACATCGCGTAGTAAAAAACACTTTTGGAAGAAAAACAGGGCCTAGAAAAGCCTTAGTAAAAGGTTTGGTAACTTCTTTAGTGGAAAGAGAACGAATTCGTACTACCTTACCAAAAGCTAAAGAATTAAGAAGACATGTAGAACGAGCAGTAACTATTGGCAAGACAGCCACCTTACATGCTAGAAGAATTTTATTAAAAAAATACGCTAATAACACTCCTATGGTTTCAAAAATTATAGATATTATTTCGCCTCGTTTTAAAGATAGACCAGGCGGTTATACTCGTATTATCAAATTAGAAAATCGGCCAGGAGATAACTCAGAAATGGCCTTTATTGAGTTTGTAGATTACGACTATAATAAGCCAGGAGAGGCTTTAATACCTGCTCCTAGCTCTAAAGAAGTTGCTAAGCGTAACCTTAAAAAGCGCAAAGGCATTCGTAAAGTTCAAGAAAAATCTAGAATTATCAATCGCAAGTAA